One Aegilops tauschii subsp. strangulata cultivar AL8/78 chromosome 7, Aet v6.0, whole genome shotgun sequence genomic window carries:
- the LOC109745299 gene encoding uncharacterized protein isoform X1 codes for MMNFTEDAPVKKGSVILTRMESITAYKNQRGQPRSGTPEQSDTPVSANDMCSLAEWPSHARRNRALLQDEAGGQKKKGRGVLKGFKASKKRFANGSAKLNITFSEKLGGTVGMNYRSFKDDVVVVMKRKLPLIGVRTWSDIHPTIHRLIIADMIDRWDLEDTPETEQKVLKIAKERYRGWRSTLSSTYKAYKTDTARLANLPEDLQPEEWEWMIEYFGTDSKFQDRSQKNADNRKKQKTKHIIGLKSYSQVSFEKRNLETGEEPDCIALWELTHTNDGTWSNTDSQKVYDKALQEVKIKETDTEGPLSSEQKNNIFQTAYKDTLECKSSQPRGYGYMAKTSTGSERFRIQIEEQAHATAATQERNSQLSQQVNELEDQLQAERANTQERINLECAEREQLEERLKEECAERERLLQEERTSRLEFERNMMAKFIELSQQMGTQQVPTKRVDKENSNPNLQNILLQRSSPNKTPGSRPTAISSNALIQAATRHSRMFKAMDPKN; via the exons ATGATGAATTTTACGGAGGATGCTCCTG TAAAGAAAGGCTCTGTTATCTTAACAAGGATGGAAAGTATAACGGCATACAAAAACCAACGTGGACAACCCAGATCTG GAACTCCAGAACAATCTGACACTCCAGTGTCTGCTAATGACATGTGTTCCCTTGCTGAATGGCCATCCCATGCTCGCCGCAACCGTGCACTACTACAGGATG AAGCTGGTGGACAGAAGAAGAAAGGGCGAGGTGTTCTAAAAGGTTTTAAAGCATCTAAGAAGCGTTTTGCCAATGGATCTGCAAAGCTAAATATTACATTCTCTGAAAAATTGGGTGGTACAGTAGGAATGAACTATCGTTCGTTCAAGGATGACGTGGTAGTCGTAATGAAAAGAAAGTTACCACTCATTGGAGTGAGGACGTGGTCGGACATTCACCCTACCATTCATCGACTCATTATTGCAGACATGATA GACAGATGGGACTTGGAAGATACACCAGAAACAGAACAAAAAGTTCTCAAAATTGCGAAAGAGCGATATAGAGGTTGGCGATCAACTCTAAGCTCCACTTACaaggcatacaaaacagatacAGCTAGATTGGCTAATCTGCCGGAAGATTTGCAACCAGAAGAGTGGGAATGGATGATTGAGTACTTTGGCACTGATTCAAAATTTCAG GATCGCAGCCAAAAGAATGCCGATAACCGCAAGAAACAGAAGACAAAACACATAATCGGATTAAAATCTTACTCGCAAGTTAGTTTTGAGAAG AGAAACTTGGAAACTGGAGAAGAGCCAGATTGTATTGCTCTGTGGGAACTCACCCACACGAACGATGGAACATGGTCTAACACAGATTCCCAGAAAGTTTAC GACAAAGCACTTCAAGAGGTTAAAATCAAAGAAACTGACACTGAAGGTCCACTTTCAAGTGAGCAGAAAAACAATATTTTCCAGACCGCTTACAAAGACACTCTGGAATGCAAGTCATCGCAGCCTCGTGGGTACGGATACATGGCCAAAACTTCAACTGGTTCTGAAAGGTTTCGTATCCAGATCGAAGAGCAAGCTCATGCTACAGCAGCCACCCAGGAGCGAAACTCTCAGCTCAGCCAGCAGGTCAACGAATTAGAAGATCAACTACAAGCTGAACGTGCAAACACACAAGAGAGGATTAACTTGGAGTGTGCTGAGAGAGAACAACTTGAGGAGAGGTTAAAAGAAGAGTGTGCTGAAAGGGAAAGATTGTTGCAAGAGGAGCGAACATCAAGACTGGAATTTGAAAGAAACATGATGGCAAAGTTTATAGAATTGAGCCAACAGATGGGAACCCAACAG GTGCCTACGAAGAGGGTTGACAAAGAAAATAGTAATCCAAACTTGCAAAATATTCTTTTACAGAGATCTAGTCCTAATAAGACTCCAGGTTCAAGGCCAACTGCTATTTCTTCAAATGCGCTCATACAAGCTGCAACAAGGCATTCTCGAATGTTTAAAGCAATG GATCCAAAGAACTAG
- the LOC109745299 gene encoding uncharacterized protein isoform X2, which translates to MMNFTEDAPVKKGSVILTRMESITAYKNQRGQPRSGTPEQSDTPVSANDMCSLAEWPSHARRNRALLQDAGGQKKKGRGVLKGFKASKKRFANGSAKLNITFSEKLGGTVGMNYRSFKDDVVVVMKRKLPLIGVRTWSDIHPTIHRLIIADMIDRWDLEDTPETEQKVLKIAKERYRGWRSTLSSTYKAYKTDTARLANLPEDLQPEEWEWMIEYFGTDSKFQDRSQKNADNRKKQKTKHIIGLKSYSQVSFEKRNLETGEEPDCIALWELTHTNDGTWSNTDSQKVYDKALQEVKIKETDTEGPLSSEQKNNIFQTAYKDTLECKSSQPRGYGYMAKTSTGSERFRIQIEEQAHATAATQERNSQLSQQVNELEDQLQAERANTQERINLECAEREQLEERLKEECAERERLLQEERTSRLEFERNMMAKFIELSQQMGTQQVPTKRVDKENSNPNLQNILLQRSSPNKTPGSRPTAISSNALIQAATRHSRMFKAMDPKN; encoded by the exons ATGATGAATTTTACGGAGGATGCTCCTG TAAAGAAAGGCTCTGTTATCTTAACAAGGATGGAAAGTATAACGGCATACAAAAACCAACGTGGACAACCCAGATCTG GAACTCCAGAACAATCTGACACTCCAGTGTCTGCTAATGACATGTGTTCCCTTGCTGAATGGCCATCCCATGCTCGCCGCAACCGTGCACTACTACAGGATG CTGGTGGACAGAAGAAGAAAGGGCGAGGTGTTCTAAAAGGTTTTAAAGCATCTAAGAAGCGTTTTGCCAATGGATCTGCAAAGCTAAATATTACATTCTCTGAAAAATTGGGTGGTACAGTAGGAATGAACTATCGTTCGTTCAAGGATGACGTGGTAGTCGTAATGAAAAGAAAGTTACCACTCATTGGAGTGAGGACGTGGTCGGACATTCACCCTACCATTCATCGACTCATTATTGCAGACATGATA GACAGATGGGACTTGGAAGATACACCAGAAACAGAACAAAAAGTTCTCAAAATTGCGAAAGAGCGATATAGAGGTTGGCGATCAACTCTAAGCTCCACTTACaaggcatacaaaacagatacAGCTAGATTGGCTAATCTGCCGGAAGATTTGCAACCAGAAGAGTGGGAATGGATGATTGAGTACTTTGGCACTGATTCAAAATTTCAG GATCGCAGCCAAAAGAATGCCGATAACCGCAAGAAACAGAAGACAAAACACATAATCGGATTAAAATCTTACTCGCAAGTTAGTTTTGAGAAG AGAAACTTGGAAACTGGAGAAGAGCCAGATTGTATTGCTCTGTGGGAACTCACCCACACGAACGATGGAACATGGTCTAACACAGATTCCCAGAAAGTTTAC GACAAAGCACTTCAAGAGGTTAAAATCAAAGAAACTGACACTGAAGGTCCACTTTCAAGTGAGCAGAAAAACAATATTTTCCAGACCGCTTACAAAGACACTCTGGAATGCAAGTCATCGCAGCCTCGTGGGTACGGATACATGGCCAAAACTTCAACTGGTTCTGAAAGGTTTCGTATCCAGATCGAAGAGCAAGCTCATGCTACAGCAGCCACCCAGGAGCGAAACTCTCAGCTCAGCCAGCAGGTCAACGAATTAGAAGATCAACTACAAGCTGAACGTGCAAACACACAAGAGAGGATTAACTTGGAGTGTGCTGAGAGAGAACAACTTGAGGAGAGGTTAAAAGAAGAGTGTGCTGAAAGGGAAAGATTGTTGCAAGAGGAGCGAACATCAAGACTGGAATTTGAAAGAAACATGATGGCAAAGTTTATAGAATTGAGCCAACAGATGGGAACCCAACAG GTGCCTACGAAGAGGGTTGACAAAGAAAATAGTAATCCAAACTTGCAAAATATTCTTTTACAGAGATCTAGTCCTAATAAGACTCCAGGTTCAAGGCCAACTGCTATTTCTTCAAATGCGCTCATACAAGCTGCAACAAGGCATTCTCGAATGTTTAAAGCAATG GATCCAAAGAACTAG
- the LOC109745299 gene encoding uncharacterized protein isoform X3, translated as MMNFTEDAPVKKGSVILTRMESITAYKNQRGQPRSGTPEQSDTPVSANDMCSLAEWPSHARRNRALLQDEAGGQKKKGRGVLKGFKASKKRFANGSAKLNITFSEKLGGTVGMNYRSFKDDVVVVMKRKLPLIGVRTWSDIHPTIHRLIIADMIDRWDLEDTPETEQKVLKIAKERYRGWRSTLSSTYKAYKTDTARLANLPEDLQPEEWEWMIEYFGTDSKFQRNLETGEEPDCIALWELTHTNDGTWSNTDSQKVYDKALQEVKIKETDTEGPLSSEQKNNIFQTAYKDTLECKSSQPRGYGYMAKTSTGSERFRIQIEEQAHATAATQERNSQLSQQVNELEDQLQAERANTQERINLECAEREQLEERLKEECAERERLLQEERTSRLEFERNMMAKFIELSQQMGTQQVPTKRVDKENSNPNLQNILLQRSSPNKTPGSRPTAISSNALIQAATRHSRMFKAMDPKN; from the exons ATGATGAATTTTACGGAGGATGCTCCTG TAAAGAAAGGCTCTGTTATCTTAACAAGGATGGAAAGTATAACGGCATACAAAAACCAACGTGGACAACCCAGATCTG GAACTCCAGAACAATCTGACACTCCAGTGTCTGCTAATGACATGTGTTCCCTTGCTGAATGGCCATCCCATGCTCGCCGCAACCGTGCACTACTACAGGATG AAGCTGGTGGACAGAAGAAGAAAGGGCGAGGTGTTCTAAAAGGTTTTAAAGCATCTAAGAAGCGTTTTGCCAATGGATCTGCAAAGCTAAATATTACATTCTCTGAAAAATTGGGTGGTACAGTAGGAATGAACTATCGTTCGTTCAAGGATGACGTGGTAGTCGTAATGAAAAGAAAGTTACCACTCATTGGAGTGAGGACGTGGTCGGACATTCACCCTACCATTCATCGACTCATTATTGCAGACATGATA GACAGATGGGACTTGGAAGATACACCAGAAACAGAACAAAAAGTTCTCAAAATTGCGAAAGAGCGATATAGAGGTTGGCGATCAACTCTAAGCTCCACTTACaaggcatacaaaacagatacAGCTAGATTGGCTAATCTGCCGGAAGATTTGCAACCAGAAGAGTGGGAATGGATGATTGAGTACTTTGGCACTGATTCAAAATTTCAG AGAAACTTGGAAACTGGAGAAGAGCCAGATTGTATTGCTCTGTGGGAACTCACCCACACGAACGATGGAACATGGTCTAACACAGATTCCCAGAAAGTTTAC GACAAAGCACTTCAAGAGGTTAAAATCAAAGAAACTGACACTGAAGGTCCACTTTCAAGTGAGCAGAAAAACAATATTTTCCAGACCGCTTACAAAGACACTCTGGAATGCAAGTCATCGCAGCCTCGTGGGTACGGATACATGGCCAAAACTTCAACTGGTTCTGAAAGGTTTCGTATCCAGATCGAAGAGCAAGCTCATGCTACAGCAGCCACCCAGGAGCGAAACTCTCAGCTCAGCCAGCAGGTCAACGAATTAGAAGATCAACTACAAGCTGAACGTGCAAACACACAAGAGAGGATTAACTTGGAGTGTGCTGAGAGAGAACAACTTGAGGAGAGGTTAAAAGAAGAGTGTGCTGAAAGGGAAAGATTGTTGCAAGAGGAGCGAACATCAAGACTGGAATTTGAAAGAAACATGATGGCAAAGTTTATAGAATTGAGCCAACAGATGGGAACCCAACAG GTGCCTACGAAGAGGGTTGACAAAGAAAATAGTAATCCAAACTTGCAAAATATTCTTTTACAGAGATCTAGTCCTAATAAGACTCCAGGTTCAAGGCCAACTGCTATTTCTTCAAATGCGCTCATACAAGCTGCAACAAGGCATTCTCGAATGTTTAAAGCAATG GATCCAAAGAACTAG